One Polypterus senegalus isolate Bchr_013 chromosome 10, ASM1683550v1, whole genome shotgun sequence DNA segment encodes these proteins:
- the LOC120537327 gene encoding protein FAM124A-like isoform X1: MDSFRETQSTYGEMSLEADVDSMVTLHLLADPGCGHNLFSSVADLLHKLGVTSQLFLVSEREACCGAPRLANNCVMAHPIFRQPSLAVVFFVQEESDNLQDNRALQLFNKCFSRSPWCYHHTELASSCRPILPYMPGNQDFYSLAGAQDLPLWAIRQVHYGKELLRFSLYCSHMMFSRNVLLYRALLGQEVTLAREGFCCFTVGSRNQHFEVQLALKQLPPEMTPSLVSSAFLEFWVPGVENLNLPKVLNPLSHCRWQTEDYDGNVIVLQVRHQSTSVSHSTQQVKTLQEASQSSPCSSEILRVSSFLPQSLLEYRRSSSVGGRIRDARGGTSRLTQSTPSSYHHGDNSLNSSVMSVEKFQIIGSTRISQSCLRQAALAVDVTDTQTPSKGRTFCSSSSAKCFPEATRERKESTDSEEFYI; encoded by the exons ATGGACAGCTTCAGAGAAACACAATCCACTTATG GTGAAATGTCTCTGGAAGCAGATGTTGACAGCATGGTGACCCTCCACCTCCTTGCTGATCCTGGCTGTGGCCATAACCTGTTTAGCTCTGTGGCTGATCTTTTACACAAGCTTGGTGTGACCTCCCAGCTGTTCTTGGTGTCGGAGCGAGAGGCCTGCTGTGGCGCTCCTAGGCTCGCTAACAATTGCGTCATGGCACATCCAATCTTTAGGCAGCCATCCTTGGCAGTGGTCTTCTTTGTGCAAGAGGAGAGTGATAACTTGCAGGATAATAGGGCTCTGCAACTCTTCAACAAGTGCTTCAGCCGTTCACCCTGGTGCTACCATCACACTGAGCTTGCCAGTTCATGTCGTCCCATCCTGCCGTACATGCCAGGCAATCAGGATTTCTATAGTCTCGCTGGAGCTCAAGACCTGCCACTCTGGGCAATCCGCCAAGTGCACTATGGGAAAGAATTGTTACGTTTTAGCCTTTACTGCAGTCACATGATGTTTTCACGCAATGTGTTGCTGTACCGTGCTCTTCTAGGTCAGGAGGTCACCCTTGCCCGTGAAGGATTCTGCTGTTTTACTGTTGGCAGTCGCAATCAACACTTTGAAGTTCAGCTGGCACTGAAACAGCTGCCTCCTGAGATGACGCCATCTCTGGTCTCTTCTGCTTTTTTAGAATTTTGGGTCCCTGGTGTGGAAAACCTGAACCTGCCCAAAGTCCTCAATCCCCTTAGCCACTGCAGATGGCAAACAGAGGACTATGATGGAAACGTCATTGTGCTTCAG GTGAGGCATCAATCCACGTCAGTAAGCCATAGTACTCAACAAGTCAAGACTCTCCAAGAAGCATCCCAAAGCTCTCCTTGCTCGTCTGAGATACTCAGGGTGTCCTCTTTTCTGCCTCAGAGTCTCCTGGAATATCGCAGATCCAGTTCAGTCGGTGGCAGAATCAGAGATGCAAGAGGAGGGACGAGTCGGCTCACCCAGAGTACTCCATCATCCTACCATCATGGTGACAATTCCCTCAATTCTTCAGTCATGTCTGTTGAAAAGTTCCAGATAATTGGCAGCACCAGAATTTCCCAATCATGTCTACGTCAAGCTGCTTTGGCCGTTGATGTGACTGACACACAAA
- the LOC120537327 gene encoding protein FAM124A-like isoform X2: MSLEADVDSMVTLHLLADPGCGHNLFSSVADLLHKLGVTSQLFLVSEREACCGAPRLANNCVMAHPIFRQPSLAVVFFVQEESDNLQDNRALQLFNKCFSRSPWCYHHTELASSCRPILPYMPGNQDFYSLAGAQDLPLWAIRQVHYGKELLRFSLYCSHMMFSRNVLLYRALLGQEVTLAREGFCCFTVGSRNQHFEVQLALKQLPPEMTPSLVSSAFLEFWVPGVENLNLPKVLNPLSHCRWQTEDYDGNVIVLQVRHQSTSVSHSTQQVKTLQEASQSSPCSSEILRVSSFLPQSLLEYRRSSSVGGRIRDARGGTSRLTQSTPSSYHHGDNSLNSSVMSVEKFQIIGSTRISQSCLRQAALAVDVTDTQTPSKGRTFCSSSSAKCFPEATRERKESTDSEEFYI; encoded by the exons ATGTCTCTGGAAGCAGATGTTGACAGCATGGTGACCCTCCACCTCCTTGCTGATCCTGGCTGTGGCCATAACCTGTTTAGCTCTGTGGCTGATCTTTTACACAAGCTTGGTGTGACCTCCCAGCTGTTCTTGGTGTCGGAGCGAGAGGCCTGCTGTGGCGCTCCTAGGCTCGCTAACAATTGCGTCATGGCACATCCAATCTTTAGGCAGCCATCCTTGGCAGTGGTCTTCTTTGTGCAAGAGGAGAGTGATAACTTGCAGGATAATAGGGCTCTGCAACTCTTCAACAAGTGCTTCAGCCGTTCACCCTGGTGCTACCATCACACTGAGCTTGCCAGTTCATGTCGTCCCATCCTGCCGTACATGCCAGGCAATCAGGATTTCTATAGTCTCGCTGGAGCTCAAGACCTGCCACTCTGGGCAATCCGCCAAGTGCACTATGGGAAAGAATTGTTACGTTTTAGCCTTTACTGCAGTCACATGATGTTTTCACGCAATGTGTTGCTGTACCGTGCTCTTCTAGGTCAGGAGGTCACCCTTGCCCGTGAAGGATTCTGCTGTTTTACTGTTGGCAGTCGCAATCAACACTTTGAAGTTCAGCTGGCACTGAAACAGCTGCCTCCTGAGATGACGCCATCTCTGGTCTCTTCTGCTTTTTTAGAATTTTGGGTCCCTGGTGTGGAAAACCTGAACCTGCCCAAAGTCCTCAATCCCCTTAGCCACTGCAGATGGCAAACAGAGGACTATGATGGAAACGTCATTGTGCTTCAG GTGAGGCATCAATCCACGTCAGTAAGCCATAGTACTCAACAAGTCAAGACTCTCCAAGAAGCATCCCAAAGCTCTCCTTGCTCGTCTGAGATACTCAGGGTGTCCTCTTTTCTGCCTCAGAGTCTCCTGGAATATCGCAGATCCAGTTCAGTCGGTGGCAGAATCAGAGATGCAAGAGGAGGGACGAGTCGGCTCACCCAGAGTACTCCATCATCCTACCATCATGGTGACAATTCCCTCAATTCTTCAGTCATGTCTGTTGAAAAGTTCCAGATAATTGGCAGCACCAGAATTTCCCAATCATGTCTACGTCAAGCTGCTTTGGCCGTTGATGTGACTGACACACAAA